AAAGTGTCTGCGGATCTGGGTCTCCGGGCGCTTTTATTTGCGACTATTATCGGTGTTCTCCTGGGAACTATCGCTGCGATCAAGAGAGGGACTGTTTGGGATTCCTTTTCCATGTTCATCGCTATGGTAGGCGTTTCTGTGCCGAGCTTTATCCTGGGCGCGCTGTTTCAGTATTTCCTGGCCCTGCGGCTCAACAAGCTTCTGGGCTTTACACTGTTCCCGATCCAGGGCTGGGGCAGGTTCGTGCAGACTATCCTGCCGTCCTTTGCGCTGGGGCTTGGTTCCCTTGCCACCGTATCCAGGCTGATGCGTACCAGCATGCTGGATGTTTTAAGCCAGGATTATATTAAGACGGCGAAGGCCAAGGGACTCTCCCAGAAGATGATCATCTGGAAGCATACCATGCGGAATGCGATCATGCCGGTCATCACGATCCTGGGACCGACCGTGGCTTCCGTTCTGACCGGTACCTTTGTTATTGAGAGTAT
This portion of the Clostridium sp. AN503 genome encodes:
- a CDS encoding ABC transporter permease, which codes for MLRYTLKRIAYAILTLFALISLTFFMMRMLPGDPFLGDKAVTGAALANMQAKYGLDKPVIVQYFMYLGNCIRGDLGTSIVYNRSVNEIVSEAFKVSADLGLRALLFATIIGVLLGTIAAIKRGTVWDSFSMFIAMVGVSVPSFILGALFQYFLALRLNKLLGFTLFPIQGWGRFVQTILPSFALGLGSLATVSRLMRTSMLDVLSQDYIKTAKAKGLSQKMIIWKHTMRNAIMPVITILGPTVASVLTGTFVIESIFNIPGLGKYFVTSIKDLDYTMISGTTVFYGSLLILCTLIVDLLYGFIDPRVKLEE